The proteins below come from a single Antennarius striatus isolate MH-2024 chromosome 18, ASM4005453v1, whole genome shotgun sequence genomic window:
- the LOC137612683 gene encoding C2 calcium-dependent domain-containing protein 4C-like, with protein sequence MWLLEKLRSTVESSGTQSQPPQTTEAIPVSVYANVLTPDKIPDFFIPPKLICCPPEESLTPEPQYCSTLRPSSSDNAICIQSPRARSRKNPCSPRLFSRLGGDTRNLQKSANRHIIQIETADEPAAYERVSGEVNTNADPQSQTAMSLPYVPKAQTSYGFSTLMESPHTRRKESLFHSDPNSPLTSPNAQRRTQAGTHLAPADPNPYRYFSGGESDTCSSADSSPFNSPLLSRSASLLRSIAQGTQAKVSRAKRSLARHSSLSTDDCSSADNSPNMQRRTRCPPSPAFRVYRTGGLKGAASDLLQREHTVNLHKGGTLRMSTHYDPEASRLRVRVLTAEAIYDRQTDVKGINCCVALYLNPGKQQKQRSTIIKNSRNPVFNEDFFFDALTQAQVKSLAMKIKVVNKGTSLRRDVLLGEREVLLSELLADL encoded by the exons ATGTGGTTGCTGGAGAAGCTCCGCAGCACCGTGGAGAGCAGCGGAACACAATCCCAGCCCCCACAAACCACAGAGGCCATCCCCGTTTCTGTCTATGCCAACGTCCTTACTCCAGACAAAATCCCCGATTTTTTCATCCCCCCCAAACTGATCTGCTGCCCGCCAGAGGAGTCCCTCACCCCGGAGCCTCAGTACTGCTCCACCTTGCGACCCTCCTCCTCTGACAATGCCATCTGCATCCAGAGCCCCAGAGCTCGCAGCAGGAAGAACCCCTGCAGCCCCCGTCTCTTTTCACGCCTGGGAGGAGACACCCGCAATCTCCAGAAGTCAGCCAACCGGCACATCATACAGATAGAAACCGCTGATGAGCCGGCCGCCTATGAGAGAGTCAGCGGTGAGGTTAACACGAACGCAGACCCCCAATCCCAGACTGCGATGTCTTTACCGTATGTCCCCAAGGCGCAGACCTCCTACGGCTTCTCCACCCTCATGGAATCGCCTCACACCCGACGCAAGGAGAGCCTTTTCCACAGTGACCCCAACAGCCCCCTCACCTCCCCGAACGCCCAGAGGCGCACCCAAGCGGGAACTCATCTGGCGCCGGCGGACCCCAACCCTTACCGCTACTTCAGCGGTGGAGAGAGCGACACCTGCTCCTCGGCAGATTCCTCCCCCTTTAACTCCCCTCTCCTGTCCCGCTCCGCATCCCTCCTGCGCTCCATCGCCCAGGGGACGCAAGCCAAG GTGTCCCGCGCCAAGCGCTCCCTGGCGCGCCACAGCTCTCTCTCCACCGACGACTGCAGCTCGGCGGACAACAGCCCCAACATGCAGAGGCGCACTCGCTGCCCGCCCTCCCCCGCATTCAGGGTGTACAGAACGGGCGGCTTGAAGGGCGCAGCGTCAGACCTGTTGCAGCGGGAGCACACCGTCAACCTCCACAAGGGGGGCACGCTGAGGATGAGCACCCACTACGACCCAGAAGCGTCGCGTCTGCGTGTGCGCGTCCTCACGGCAGAGGCTATTTATGACAGGCAGACGGACGTGAAGGGCATCAACTGCTGCGTGGCGCTTTACCTGAACCCCGGTAAGCAGCAGAAGCAGAGGAGCACAATCATCAAGAATAGCAGGAACCCCGTGTTCAATGAAGACTTCTTTTTTGACGCGCTGACCCAGGCGCAGGTGAAGAGTCTGGCCATGAAGATAAAGGTGGTGAACAAAGGGACCAGTCTGAGGAGAGACGTGCTTTTAGGAGAGAGGGAGGTGCTGCTCAGCGAGCTGCTGGCTGACCTTTAA
- the LOC137612793 gene encoding protein fem-1 homolog A-like translates to MDIKTAVFNAARGGKLKLIQKLLSNKTLEELEALAEEKTEGGTPLLVASRYGHLEVVDYFLEYCKADVELGGAVNFDGETIEGAPPLWAASAAGHLPVVKTLLRHGASVNKATLTNSTPLRAACFDGHLEIVRYLVEHRADMEVANRHGHTCLMISCYKGHKEIAKFLLDRGADVNRKSVKGNTALHDCAESGSLEIMKMLLKCNAVMERDGYGMTPLLAASVTGHTNIVEYLSHQPRTSREERIDALELLGATFVDKKRDLLGAMKYWRRAMELRQPVDKAGTLTKPPPGPPIPAYGCAQEVNTLEELEGLITDPDEVRMQALLVRERILGPSHPDTSYYIRYRGAVYADSGNFERCISLWKYALEMQQSNLDPLSPMTASSFLSFAELFSFVLQDRSKGTLSTRVTFHDLMTVLTKSVREVERAVAQRDNVPEAPQFTKALSIILHLIFLLEKLECTPEQEHQKKHTVYRLLKMNPRGRGGFTPLHMAVDTETTSVGRYHVGRFPSQAVAALLLECGADVDSRDCENNTPLHIAANNGSPEIMALLVKAGAHFDAKNAQRKTAYELLEEKSSGHQAFPLNYVTLQCLAARVIEKHRLPYRGLVSEEMEAFIELH, encoded by the coding sequence ATGGATATAAAGACGGCGGTTTTCAACGCGGCCAGAGGTGGTAAGCTGAAACTTATCCAGAAGTTGCTGAGCAACAAAactctggaggagctggaggcttTAGCGGAGGAGAAAACGGAGGGAGGCACTCCTCTGCTGGTCGCCTCTCGGTACGGACACTTGGAGGTGGTGGACTACTTCCTGGAATACTGCAAAGCCGATGTCGAACTCGGAGGGGCGGTCAACTTTGACGGCGAGACCATCGAGGGGGCTCCGCCGCTGTGGGCGGCCTCGGCGGCGGGTCACCTCCCGGTGGTGAAGACGCTCCTCAGACACGGCGCCTCCGTCAACAAGGCGACCTTAACGAACTCCACTCCGCTCCGGGCCGCTTGCTTTGACGGCCACCTGGAGATCGTCCGCTACCTGGTGGAGCACCGAGCCGACATGGAGGTGGCCAACCGCCACGGCCACACCTGCCTGATGATCTCCTGCTACAAGGGCCACAAGGAGATCGCCAAGTTCCTCCTGGATCGAGGCGCAGATGTCAACCGCAAGAGCGTGAAAGGGAACACCGCCCTGCACGACTGCGCCGAATCCGGAAGTCTGGAGATCATGAAGATGCTGCTGAAGTGCAACGCCGTGATGGAGAGGGACGGCTACGGGATGACCCCCCTCCTGGCCGCCAGCGTCACCGGTCACACCAACATCGTGGAGTATCTCTCCCACCAGCCTCGCACCTCCAGGGAGGAGCGCATTGACGCGCTTGAACTCCTCGGGGCGACTTTTGTGGACAAAAAGCGGGACCTCCTGGGGGCGATGAAGTATTGGAGAAGGGCGATGGAGCTGAGGCAGCCTGTAGACAAAGCTGGGACCCTGACCAAGCCGCCACCCGGCCCCCCGATCCCTGCTTACGGCTGCGCTCAGGAGGTGAACACGCTGGAGGAGCTAGAAGGTCTGATCACAGACCCGGATGAAGTGAGGATGCAGGCGTTGTTGGTTCGGGAGCGTATCCTGGGGCCGTCCCACCCAGACACTTCGTATTACATCCGCTACAGGGGAGCAGTGTACGCTGACTCGGGCAATTTTGAACGCTGCATCAGTCTGTGGAAGTACGCGTTGGAGATGCAGCAGAGCAACCTGGACCCCCTCAGTCCCATGAcggcctccagcttcctgtcctTCGCTGAGCTCTTCTCATTTGTCCTTCAAGACCGATCCAAAGGCACCCTGTCGACACGCGTCACTTTCCACGATCTGATGACGGTCCTGACGAAAAGCGTGAGGGAGGTCGAGCGAGCGGTGGCGCAGAGGGACAATGTACCAGAAGCCCCCCAGTTTACTAAAGCCCTGTCCATCATCCTGcacctcatcttcctcctggaGAAGCTGGAGTGCACCCCGGAGCAGGAGCATCAGAAGAAGCACACCGTGTACCGCCTGCTGAAGATGAACCCTCGAGGTCGCGGCGGCTTCACCCCCCTCCACATGGCCGTGGATACGGAGACCACGTCCGTGGGTCGCTACCATGTTGGCCGCTTCCCGTCCCAGGCAGTGGCGGCGTTGCTGCTCGAGTGCGGCGCCGACGTGGATTCGCGCGACTGCGAGAACAACACGCCACTGCACATCGCCGCCAACAACGGTTCGCCGGAGATCATGGCACTGCTGGTGAAGGCCGGGGCTCACTTCGACGCTAAAAACGCTCAGAGGAAAACGGCGTACGAGCTGTTGGAGGAGAAGAGCAGCGGCCACCAGGCCTTCCCGCTGAACTACGTCACCCTTCAGTGCCTGGCGGCGCGGGTCATCGAGAAGCACCGGCTGCCCTACAGGGGGCTCGTCTCGGAGGAGATGGAGGCTTTCATTGAGCTGCACTGA